Part of the Zea mays cultivar B73 chromosome 4, Zm-B73-REFERENCE-NAM-5.0, whole genome shotgun sequence genome is shown below.
CAAACTGCCATCCTCAAGGTGAAGGAGATCAAGAACGGCCGACTGACCATGTTCTCCATGTTCGCCTTCTTCATCTAAGCCTATGTCACCGACGAAGGCCCCCGTGTAGAACCTCGCCAAGCAGAAGGTTCTTCTTGAGGGTGTTGGTCAGTTCAGCTTTGCACTGACGGTCTGTCGACATTATCAATGAATCCACGCTATAATTGTCTTTAACTataatggttcttggtattgCAGAGACGTACAACAAGTTGCAAAACGACCATATTACAGCAAAAGAACGACTTTAGTAAGTTTGATCCATTTATATATTATGAGTTAGCTTCGATCGACAAAATTGTGTGCTTATATTTGCAGGTAAGAGCATGGTACTAATATGGCATGTTGTGTTTAGTGGAAACCTCCCTATCTTGAGGTTTCTTCTTGATCAtggtgatgatctccatgaagaagGCAGCCTGGAAGGTCATGACAGGTTCACCGTTCTACATATAGCTACAGAGAAAGATATAATGTAGACTCATATTTTCTATTATTTATGTTGCTTATTCTGTTAATCAATAAACTGCATGCAATTTTTTGTTTATAACTATTTTTAGAAAAAAACATACTTCATGTGCAAAACATTGCCTGGCGAATTTTCATGCTTTACTTGTATATTTGTGGATCATACTATGTTCTTGTAACTACAGTTTAATGTCAGTGGAACACAAACACATGAAGTTGTTCTGATAACGATAATCCTTCTTGAATAATTCCTATATGTAAGTTAGCATAGCATGTGTGTGGGTGTTTGTTTTCTTAGTAGTGGCAATGGTTTATTCTTTTTTTTGCCATCCTGTTAGTATTTTGTAGTTCATTATCAAGTATCAACCTATCTCTTTGCTTTGTCTAATCCGAGatcaaggacttccttctgaccgTGAGGAGGAAGGATGCCCGATCAGTGAAGGTCAAGAGGATCAAGGATGTTGTTAAATTCAAGGTATGTTGATCCAAGTACTTGTACACCCTCTACGTCTTTGATGCTGAGAAAGCAAACAAGTTGAAGCAATCTCTTCCCTTAGATAGCGCAGCTTTAATTGACATGATATTGTTTCTATTCTGGTATATGAAAACTTCATTTTGGTAGTATTGTCTTTTTGGTTGGATTGGTGTCATTTTCTTTGTTTTAAGTTTCTGTCAATTAGCGGTTCCAGTGAAATATGTGATTGGCTTAAGGAAGACTGGTTTTAGCTTCAAGTCAACTAACATGTCATTCTCGATTAATGGGTGGCTTGTGGCTAAAACTAATTTTGAGAACCATCCATGATGGCCAATAATAGCTATGAGATCCGAGGGACTTGTATGATCACTTTTTTCAGTTTCTTTTCTGAATCAATTTTGAGAACCATCCATGATGGCCAATAATAGCTGTGAGATCCGAGGTGTTAGTCATAGACGTCGCTTGTGCCAGCGGCTCTTGTCGAAGTAAGAGGAGCGTGTAGCAGTTTGTTGTACTACGCTGACGGCTCCAACGAAGAACCTCGACAGCTAGCGTCGCGCCGACGATAGCGGCAGCCACCACGGGCGGTGGCACTAGCAAATCTGAATCAAGCTAACCAACACAAATATCTGACATTACTATGATAAGAGTATCTAAGTGCACTATTAAATTGATCTAtgtttgaataaatatcttaTTTAAACAATATTTATTTGTGCCTCTGCAGTTACCCAAATGGTGCATTGCCTGATATCATAATTGGACATAAGTTTCAGAGATATCGTCTAAGTCTTCTGGTTGGTTTAAACTGTCACTGGCATAAGGCCATAACACCTCTGTTGTCTGAATGTTTATATTTCATTCACCTATATACTATTTATTGACTCAATCATTGTAGCAAAAAAAATTAATTGCATTGGCAAATATGATTTTCTTATATTCTCTAGCAGATGTTTAAGGTATGTAAACCTAAACTTTTAAAAGATGCTAACGAGAGCATATAGCGATAAATAGTGCTTTTGTACCTCAATGTATCTTTATTACATTTTGGTTAGCTCCGTAGCAaagcacgggcatatacctagttcTTGATATATGTCATGATTTCTGGCGATAGTGTCTTTCAGTAGTAGCAGCTTGTGTAGCACAATTCTGTAGAGAATTCTTTCTTCGGTGTTTAGACCTAATCACCTAACAACTGCCTGGATGCAAATTTTTTATGGAATTTGTAATGGTGCCATATTGCTAATAGGATGGGTGACCGTTCTAGGTTTACAACAGTACAGCACTGAATTCATCATCACACACAACATAAAGCTAGCATTGTTATGGTTTACATGGTCATTAATTTTGTACGTAATACACCTTGATTTTGAATTTGGATATTTCAACAAATGATTATTGGTTGTATGTTTATATAGCATAGTAGTTAAAAACTTGTCAGCATTACCTGCATATGGAACATTGTAATTGCTGTAAGGCTACTTTGGCCAGTTAAAGTTCCTCTAGCTAGCATCTCGCTCTATTTTTCTTCTGTTTCTAAAAGTTATCAGGAGCTATAGAGCATAAAGAGCCTGGACAGTTAGGGGCGTGATTGGTAGCCTGAATACAGGTTGGTCTTTGATCTGGGTAACTACTTTGTGGCATGCTCTGTAAGTTAAAACTACTTTAGTCTTGTAGGCTGTAAAAGTTATTAAGAAGCCCACAGAGCACTTACCCATAAAGCGGGCACCACTTAGGGCGCGGTTCACTGCACCAAAACCCAATTTTCCAGGTCTTATGGGTAAGATCGGCGAATGGAATGCTATTGTCATTTTCAAAGGATGAATTGAGCACTACTCAGCCTTCTATTGTAAGTCTACTGGTTCTTGTTCTCTGTGGTTATTCCTACATCACATGATGGTTGTGAATTGGTAATTTTCGTATGGAATTTGTACTCGGTGTTCCCTTTTTCACTTGAGCAATTCCAGGGGAAAAAATATAGGAAAACAATGTCATATAGTGGGTAAAAGGTTGTTGTGAGTGTGTGTTGAGGGTGAATGGTGGGGGTGGGGGGCAGCGCACACAATGTCAGAGGGAGTGTAAAAGGTTTTGGGTATCATCTTTGTTCTGTATCACGTAGCTTAGAGGCTTGGGTGCCTACTCAAATGTGTGGGGGAAAAAATCATGGTCTCCAGTTTGTGTGGGAGGTATCTCTGCCTGATCGTAGGAAGAATAGGTGGATAATGTTTTATTTACTCGTGTAAGGAGCGGTTGAAGGATGTGCAAGGGAGGGTCGAGGTGCTGTCTGTCTCAGCGCACACAGAACATCTCTACTGAAAGCCAGCGCAAGCAGCATAGAAGGTCACAAAAAGAGTGCAAAAGATAGACCCACGAGGTCATCTTTGAAAGAACAAAGGACGTGGTGGAGTGAAGAACAATGAGCTCGAATCAGTAGTATCTATCTATAGCAGGTAAGCAATGAATGCATTACGCCGCTGGACTAGAGTTTTTACAAGATCGGACTCGGTTTAATAAGCGGTGCACAAGGCCTTTGGCGGCAGCTGCAGGTCGGCGGCGTTGCTCTCCAGCATCTCAAGGACTTGGCCCATGGACGGCCGACTGTCCGGTTTGGACTGTATGCACCACAGTCCAACTACGACCATCTTCCTCACGAGCAGCACTTCCGtggcgtcgtcgtcgtcaccgcgGATCTCGCCGTTGCTCGTGGTTGTGGGGCGACAGAACTGGTCCAAGTTTTCATACAGCCATTGCGGAAAatacctgctgctgctgctgttgccgcCGTCGTCTGTAGCACTGACATGGACATTCTTCCTCGCTCCGACCATCTCAAGGACCACCATGCCGTAGCTGTACACATCAGCCTTGCTGCCCACTGCCTCGTAGCTCCTCGAGAAGACTTCGGGCGCTATGTACCCTACCGTGCCCCTCGCCCCGGCGATGGACACCCTGCTCGCCTTCTGCCCGCACAGCTTCGCCAGCCCGAAGTCCGAGATCTTGGGACACATGTCCTGGTCCAGCAGGATGTTGTGCGGCTTGATGTCGAAGTGCACGATGCGGGTGTTGCAGCCCGTGTGGAGGTACTCCAGCCCTCGCGCGACTCCAACGACGATACCGAACAGCCTGTCCCAGCTCAAGGCGTCTTCTCCACTGCTGCTGCCGAAGGTGTACCTCTCGAGGGAGCCATTGGGCATGTACTCGTACAGGAGAGCTCTCTTTGGACCCTGGAGGCAGTACCCTACCAGAGTAACGATGTTGACGTGAGACGTCCTGCTGATGCTCGCCACCTCGTTCATGAACTCCTCGCCGTCGCCCTCCAGCATGCCCGTCAGCATCTTGACGGCCACCTCACGGCCGTCAGGCATGCTGCCCCTGTAGACAGCGCCGTAGCCGCCTTGCCCGAGCTTGTGAGCGAAGGACCTGGTCATCCTCTTCACCTCCGAGTAAGTGTAGCCTTTCGGGTGTAGTAGAGCTCCTTGCTTTTGCAGAAAGGATTCGACCCCGGATACGCCTCTGCGCCATGGTATTACCATGCCATAACGTCTCTTGTACCACCACATCAAGGCTGCGAGAGCGATTATTGCACACAGCCCGGATACGCCTGCGGTGCCCGCTATGATATCTGAAAATGCCAGTGAAATCATTCATTTCATTCTCGAGATTCGAAAGGGTGATGCCCCCACATGGTTGGTTAAGCAATGGTCATTCTACTTACATGTTTTGATCCTTCTCTTTCGTGACCGGCCAGTGCTCGGCGGCGGAGCTGGTGAGTTGTCCGGCGGTGGCGATTCATCGCCGGAGCCCCCTGGAACTGGCGAGCTGTTTGGTCGATCCGCTGTGACTGTGATGCATGGTTGAGTTGTTAGATCGATATTCTTTCTCTAAAACATACTGGTTGTGAACCATTCAGTAATCAAATGTGCGCAAACTTACTGCTGCTCAGAATCCGGGCACTGTAACCGGTGCTGTTGTCGTAGTAGCGGTTCCACAGCATGAGGCCGCCGTAGTTAGCGGAGCCGCTCACCGCCGGCAGCACACGCGACACAAGGTCGTCCGGGGGTACGTACCCGCTACCCGCTGCAGCAGGCGACGCCGGCAGGCCAAGGAACACAGACGCCGACGACGGCAGCGACTGCGTCCACGCCTTCCACGATGCCGCCAGGTTGGCCACGCCGTCTCCGTCCTTCTGCTGGTACTCGCACCCGGGGTTGTTGTAGAACTGCACCCACACGTGGTCGAACAGCCCCGTGGCGAGCGCCGCGCCGAGCGAGGCGTCCGGGTACGGGCACTGCGGCGCCGCGGTGAGCAGGTACTTCCTCCCTCGCCTGTCGCCCCCGTACAGCGACGTTAGGTTCCTGGCGAGGCCGTCGAAGTGGCTGGACGGACTGATCTCGATGTCCATGTCGATGCCGtcgagcaccgcgtcgccgagagGCCGCGATGAGGAGGTGCCGCCGAGGAAGTTGTCCCAGAGGTAGGTGGCCACGCTCTCGGCGTCCGAGGCGGAGGAGAGGTTGTAGCTTCCAGCACCGCCGCCGATGCTGAGGAGCACCCTGACGCCTCTCGCCTGGCAGGCCGCGATGTCCGCGGCCAGAGCTGTGCAGCCGCCCGACGCGGGGTCGCAGTGCCCGGCCAAGTTGAGGACCGGTGTCTGGCCGCTGCCGAACGTGGAAAGGAAGGCCATGGCAACCAAGGCGTAGCGGCCGCTGCTGCATGTCTGGCCCAGGCTGCCCTCGTTGCTGTTCTGGCCCCAGTAGACGGAGATgttgacggcggcggcggcggcgggggctgCGCAAGCCAGCAGCAAACAGGCGCAGAGAAGCTTGCGGCGGCGGTTGCAGGCCATTGGCTGGCGCTGTTTCATTTTTCTTCTTCTTGCTCTTGTGGTTGTGATTGAGGTTGTAGTAACAAGCGGGCATGGATGACTTTTGTGGGACGCGGTAACGCCAAGACCAAGACCCCTGCATTGGAAGAATTCGACCAGGTCATGCATATAGAACTACCACATGCATCTGAAAGTGACAGGTGTGATTGAGTGACCACAAAAGTCGCTGCCTGCAGTGGACCATACCATCTAGGCGCATGTTTTCCTTCCCAAATAATAGTGGCTGCTACCTTCTTTAGGATCTGTCTACAACCTCTATAAAGTTAATAGTTAGCCAACTAACAAATTATTAGCTAGTTTGATCCAACTAATAAATTAATTATTAGCTATAAGCTAGCTAACAGTTCGTTAGAGTGTTAGCCAGAGGTGTTTAGAATTTGATGGtctcttgttctcaaatactgtgaATTAACAATAAGACAACACAATTATTAaagattagagaccttcgtcctccgaagcatcatctcctttcggatataatggtaTTCGAACTAAGGTCATGaatgacacaccttcatcatttgcGGAAATAAGCATTCATATAGATGATAAGCATTATTCATACATGTATCAATTCATATCTTTATTTCATGATAAACATATGGAATatcacattgataccttcggcttgttcgaaggtgttgacgcgagatGTAAGGCCCAAAAATtgtataaataataataataaataaataaataaaagaggACATAAAAGAgtaaaattcagatatctcaaattatacttgagtgttgaaaatttgaggactgaattttgaaaaccgagaattattttagaaaataggtaatagaaaagttttctgttcaactaaatgattatgcatatcattaaatgatACACCATAATCATTTATTTATATGAATAGTAGGTTTGAAGTAACTTTAAATTTATGTTCCCCAATCAAAATACTATTTTCCTAAAAATAAAGGAAAAATATGAAtggtttcatatttcaaacatttatcaaaTAAATAAATTAGTTAGAATAAATATATCGCATCATGAATAATTTTGAGTGCGTATTAAATTTGAAATTCTTAAACTTTATCTTGGGTTTGAATGGAAACCTAATTCGAAAACAGAAAATGAGGAAGGAAATCTTAATAAAGTCATTTATTACCTCCATAATTAAATAATAGAGGGTGgattaaataataataaaaagaggATTTATCTTTACATTAGAATTATATTTGAGATCATAAAAATTAAAACAGggttttgaatttgaattgaatattgtaaaatagaaaaggaaattTTAGAATTTGAGAAAAGAGGAGAAAGAAAATATTATGTGAGTAAAAATAAGTAtaatatataataaaatatattattTCTATACTAGGATTTGCATTTGGATACTTAGCTCAAATATGATACTCATGAcaaaatttaaattcaaaatttgaaattcaaaaaaaTGAGAAAAGGAaactagaaaagaaaaagaagaaaataacAAATGTGGCATTGGGCTGATTCTTTCCCGCTCGgccaatctttgtaaaggctacgtaatgagactctgctaggtcaccttggtagtgatcaatggggaggctagaaccccgagaagaatgggaatcacggcttgtgggtaaagtgtgcaacctctgcagagtgttagaaactggtatatcagccgtgctcacggttaagagcagccttgggatcctttttaattagaagaactttggttatttttatgatgatgattagcaatgatggttataaatctgatctctggtatttcctcctgGAGGGAGTACCTCTGGGTAAtaattgggtttattactaaaaattGGCTCTATTTatataataaaatttgaccaactaaaagcaactgcttaaccttaactccacatacagctagtccactttagccaaacgggacatctgctaagtacgttgatgtgtactcacccttgctttacaaaccaccccaccccaggttgtccccactgtactcagtgctcaggaggtgaagttggcaacatggaggactttgaggagttccaggactacgacgagttttagtttactttagtggcaaacccccagtcagctgcctgtgtaggcttatcttctaagtTTCGTTATTCCGCACTTTTATAATATTGTTGAAccctatggatatgtattagactctatggatgtctcagacatcttgatgtaattaagtacctttccgttatttaattgaagcattgtgtgatgatgtccaactatgtaatcgatgtgtacgtgagttctgattctggcacgtacatggttcgcattcggtttatcttccaaaaccgggtgtgacataagtggtatcaaagccttgctgactgtaggaccgctaacctagactagaatggtcgccctaaggactatagacctctacctttaccttgaccttagtgtcttttcaaaagttggtcatcttgaccaactctatgttatttacttatctcaaaagttttgtctcacttttctttctgtttactttctggtctcatagttctactcttactcttgtgcttacgatgtcttttgtagatggcccgtatcaggtgcactgcacgtaagtctgtgatcccctttttgccttctcgcctggcggagcatCCACTGTGTCACACGGTGTCAGGTCAGtctagtcacctggagagactgcatcgtcgcctgcacgaggagcatgagcgccgacgccaggagcaggagcaggagcagcaggactcttccccttgccttcagcgggaggtggagtctgagaggccgccttcccctgcacctcagccaaagatgccccctgcaccacctcaaGGCATCCCGGCTGCTAGAGGAGACCCCTACGGAGACGGGGACGACAACGAcgtcggtggcagttcgagccacggtaCGGAGCGCTTGGAGGAGCCAGAGTAGGAggggtggatcgctagacccatcactcatgacaccgctcgcaggtgtcacttccacgacgctcttgataccctgttgcgtcgggccttcgaccgacacacttggtccatcgagtaccgttgtgtagtctactagcatcgtcgtgggttatacccggaccagtgggaggctacttgcttggtgcgtcgtccggatgacgatctccggggtgcagaggccttctcatagCACTATACTATCATTGAGAGAGACActgtcgaggcagccatgcaagatgcagcacgacgggcactttctcagtattgctcgttgttcagtggggtagctgacggccttgacctggaGTACTACCCTCGCCATTTGACCGGCAGtgttggaggtgtgattgtctcgccagtaggtgagggcaatcccaggctgagcagcatggtcaacctggccgccgTGCTCAACATAGAGttagaccacgcccttgacgagttgggcaaggttcgggcagaggttgcagaattgcgtgctgaatgcgcggcacaccactatcttgatggcggttctcccgcccctgtcgggattcagcacccttactgtTCATCGCcccatggtcgcttcgactatggtaccccagactgcaggacccgcatagatttagatccatagatcgatggagtcagagtctgtaataatgcttacttcagtgtcttagtctagccagtcttagttagagttagtttggttatcttttgttggatgcttgttatgatggacatgtaatgaagttggatctttgtaatgattgtcatcaaggtgcgggtatcccctgcaacttggtgtagttattaataaagtcagttatttagttgggtaatccatttatttccactttcctctttatctgagaagttgtcagtgaggatgatcaattgttcagtgctgtgaagattttcgtatatcttttcttatgctgaaagactccagagtcagatctgatatgtgtgtggtttctacagatgtatgagaacaggcgtagaggagcgaggcgtgctcagccagaacagcaggcaccccaagaggaggcagccccACAGCAGCATTttccaccgccacccccgatgaccattgaacaaatgttcttgatgcagacccaagcagttcaggcaattggtcataccttagcagcgatgcagcaggtgcagcagcagccaccaccacctcagcctacagtgcaagtccagatgccacaagtgcccagaggcaagcgggcagagttcatgaggggccatctccCTGTCTTTGACCACTCTGTCGATCCCATGGAcgcggaagattggctgcgtactgtggagcgtgagttgcacactgcccagtgcaacgaccatgagaaggtgttgtatggtccccgacagctgaggagagcagcacagtcttggtgggagtcttacctcgacacccatgccaaccctgaagccattacttgggaggagttcagggacaacttccgtcgctaccatgtacccgagggactaatgatagtgaggaaggatgaGTTTCTTGCCctaaagcaaggtcccctgtccgtcagtgagtacagagATAAGTTTTTGCAGTTGTCACGCTACGCCCCAGAAGATGTTAACACGGATGCTAAGAGACATTAATGCTTTctaagaggattggttgatcccctccactaccagctcatgaaccacactttccccaccttccagcatttgatagacagagcaatcatgactgaaaggaagcgtcgggagatggaggatatgaagcgcaagattggtgggccttaggccgggagtagcagtcgtccccgctactcaggcaactcaccccaacaattcaagcaaggtcaccaacaCCAGCATCAACGTCAGCACCAGCATCAGAggtagtttcctcagcagcagcagcagtaccgtcagaacacctagtttggaggaaatcagtaccagcatcagaacaaccaagcaacTCGTCTTCCTGTCCCAGCAACCAACtagaatggccaagcagccccagcgcaagtaggaggtcgtgcatgcttctactgtggagaacaaaatCACTGGGTGAAGAACTGTCCCAAGAAAGCAGCCCAACAACCGCCAAcagtcaatgccccagcaagacaaggagagCCACAACAAGCACTAGGAGTCCGTGGTCAGGCTTACaaccatggaaaggtgaaccatctggaggccgaagcaatccaggatgctcaggatgtggcagtaggtatgtttccagtcgaatcctacccagcaaaagtactatttaatactggtgccacacattttttgtttctacatcttgggtagaatcacataatatccccatagaaccaatgattccacctttaagagttaattcagttgggggaaaagttcagtccgataggatttgtccgaatctaaggattgaaataagggggatagatttccccgctagcctagtagtaatgggaactcaagggttagatgtcatcctagggatgaattggctacacaaaAATCAAGCcactgttagttgtgacaagagaacaattaagttggtgtctccatccggaaaggaagtagtaaccaagctgtacttacctgaactagaagaaggagcctgtcaccatttatcagtagatgacaaggagtccaatccgattgaggcAATTAGAATCGTGTCAGAATTCTCCGATGTATTCcctgaggagttaccaggcatgccacctgaaaggaaagttgaatttgccatagagcttatcccaggcaccgcccctatttccaagagagcttatcgagtgtctggaccagagttggtggaactcaagaagcaaattgatgagttgttggagaaaggctacatcagaccaagtacctcaccttgggcagccccagtgctatttgtggagaagaaggatggcacgaagaggatgtgcattgattacagagctttgaatgaagtcactgtcaagaacaagtaccccctgcctaggattgaagatttatttgatcagttgagaggagccaatgtgttctcaaagatagatctgaggtcaggttaccatcagctcagaatccgacccgcagacataccgaagacaacattcatcaccaagtatggactatatgagttcatggttatgtcattcggattgacgaatgcgctagcttacttcatgtacctgatgaacagtgtgttcatggactacctcgacaagttcatagtggtgttcattgatgatattctcgtatattcccagaattaacaagagcatgaagagcatttgaggaaagtacttcagaggttacgagattgccagttgtatgccaaacttagcaagtgcgagttctggatcagtgaagttctattcttgggtcatattataaaccgagatggactagttgtagatccaaagaaggtagcagcgattctgtactggaaagcaccaaaagatgtccgaggaatcaagagtttcattgaaatggccggttattatcggtgtttcaatgaaggtttctccaagattgccaggccaatgacatccttgctagcaaagaaggttgagttcaagtggaccccagcgtgccaagaatcatttgaaatgttgaagcagaagttg
Proteins encoded:
- the LOC103653161 gene encoding protein SUPPRESSOR OF NPR1-1 CONSTITUTIVE 4 yields the protein MHDLVEFFQCRGLGLGVTASHKSHPCPLVTTTSITTTRARRRKMKQRQPMACNRRRKLLCACLLLACAAPAAAAAVNISVYWGQNSNEGSLGQTCSSGRYALVAMAFLSTFGSGQTPVLNLAGHCDPASGGCTALAADIAACQARGVRVLLSIGGGAGSYNLSSASDAESVATYLWDNFLGGTSSSRPLGDAVLDGIDMDIEISPSSHFDGLARNLTSLYGGDRRGRKYLLTAAPQCPYPDASLGAALATGLFDHVWVQFYNNPGCEYQQKDGDGVANLAASWKAWTQSLPSSASVFLGLPASPAAAGSGYVPPDDLVSRVLPAVSGSANYGGLMLWNRYYDNSTGYSARILSSITADRPNSSPVPGGSGDESPPPDNSPAPPPSTGRSRKRRIKTYIIAGTAGVSGLCAIIALAALMWWYKRRYGMVIPWRRGVSGVESFLQKQGALLHPKGYTYSEVKRMTRSFAHKLGQGGYGAVYRGSMPDGREVAVKMLTGMLEGDGEEFMNEVASISRTSHVNIVTLVGYCLQGPKRALLYEYMPNGSLERYTFGSSSGEDALSWDRLFGIVVGVARGLEYLHTGCNTRIVHFDIKPHNILLDQDMCPKISDFGLAKLCGQKASRVSIAGARGTVGYIAPEVFSRSYEAVGSKADVYSYGMVVLEMVGARKNVHVSATDDGGNSSSSRYFPQWLYENLDQFCRPTTTSNGEIRGDDDDATEVLLVRKMVVVGLWCIQSKPDSRPSMGQVLEMLESNAADLQLPPKALCTAY